The following proteins are encoded in a genomic region of Arachis ipaensis cultivar K30076 chromosome B02, Araip1.1, whole genome shotgun sequence:
- the LOC107627510 gene encoding B3 domain-containing protein At1g05920-like, protein MGGSRITLLIEKTLYNSDLNPQQNRLSIPSQQVKDKDFLLPTELEILEEKKGIKVKLIQPSLEMTELTLIKWFMHKGPKSEKVSISYILRSNWVKVAKANNLGEDDVVQVWSFRVEEKLCMAIVKL, encoded by the coding sequence ATGGGTGGTAGCAGGATCACTCTACTTATCGAAAAAACTCTCTATAACTCGGATTTGAATCCGCAACAAAACCGGCTTTCAATACCATCACAGCAGGTCAAGGACAAAGATTTCTTGCTTCCCACGGAACTAGAAATTCTAGAGgagaaaaagggaataaaagtgAAATTGATCCAACCTTCTCTCGAAATGACCGAGTTGACTTTGATTAAGTGGTTCATGCACAAGGGACCAAAGTCAGAGAAAGTAAGCATTTCCTATATTCTGAGATCAAATTGGGTCAAAGTTGCAAAGGCTAATAATCTAGGAGAGGATGATGTTGTTCAAGTTTGGTCATTCCGAGTTGAAGAGAAATTATGCATGGCAATTGTCAagctttga